A stretch of Nonomuraea africana DNA encodes these proteins:
- the mobA gene encoding molybdenum cofactor guanylyltransferase, translating to MRHDAIILAGGAATRMGGRDKPGLLVGGRTLLERVMAAVPRAERLIVVGPPRDLPGALFTREDPPGGGPVPALRAGLALVAAPRVALLAGDLPLLLPEHVGALLDAASEEGAAGAVLLDDDGREQWLTGVWRAAALRAALEDYEGRSLHGLLAPLAPVRLRLPGTPWLDCDTMDDLRRLAQTGDDPQRLPKGGVA from the coding sequence ATGCGGCATGACGCGATCATCCTCGCCGGCGGGGCGGCCACCCGGATGGGCGGCAGGGACAAGCCCGGCCTCCTGGTGGGCGGCCGGACCCTGCTGGAGCGGGTGATGGCCGCCGTGCCCCGCGCCGAGCGCCTGATCGTCGTCGGCCCGCCGCGCGACCTGCCCGGCGCGCTCTTCACCCGCGAGGACCCGCCGGGCGGCGGACCCGTCCCCGCGTTGCGGGCCGGGCTGGCGCTGGTGGCGGCGCCCCGGGTGGCGCTGCTCGCCGGCGACCTGCCCCTGCTGCTGCCCGAACACGTCGGCGCCCTCCTCGACGCCGCGAGCGAGGAGGGCGCGGCCGGCGCCGTCCTGCTCGACGACGACGGGCGCGAGCAGTGGCTGACAGGGGTGTGGCGGGCCGCCGCGCTGCGCGCGGCGCTGGAGGACTACGAGGGCCGCTCCCTGCACGGCCTGCTCGCCCCCCTCGCTCCGGTACGGCTGCGCCTGCCGGGCACCCCCTGGCTCGACTGCGACACAATGGACGATCTGCGGAGGCTCGCGCAGACCGGCGACGACCCGCAGCGACTGCCGAAAGGAGGGGTGGCGTGA
- a CDS encoding acyl-CoA dehydrogenase family protein, giving the protein MHPTTLFAIDGLLTEEEREIRSTVRRVCDRDLRPNLTTWFEEGAIPARELARQFGALGVLGMHLEGYGCAGLGAVSYGLACLELEAADSGLRSLVSVQGSLAMYAIWRYGSEEQKNEWLPAMAAGERIGCFGLTEPDFGSDPAGMRTSAKRDGSDWVLNGTKMWITNGSVSDVAVVWAQTDEGIRGFLVPAGAPGFTARDLKHKVSLRASVTSELVLDGVRLPQEAMLPGARGLSGPLRCLNEARFGIVFGAMGAALDCLETAIAYAGEREVFARPLASFQLTQEKLADMALELGKGLLLAVHLGRLKEAGTITPEQVSAGKLNNVREALEIARTCRTILGASGITLEYPVIRHAVNLESVLTYEGTSEIHALVLGKALTGHAAFA; this is encoded by the coding sequence ATGCACCCCACCACCCTGTTCGCGATCGACGGGCTGCTCACCGAGGAGGAGCGCGAGATCAGGAGCACCGTCCGCCGCGTGTGCGACCGCGACCTGCGCCCGAACCTCACCACCTGGTTCGAGGAGGGCGCGATCCCGGCGAGGGAGCTGGCGCGCCAGTTCGGCGCGCTCGGCGTCCTCGGCATGCACCTGGAGGGGTACGGCTGCGCGGGGCTCGGCGCGGTCTCCTACGGCCTGGCCTGCCTGGAGCTGGAGGCCGCCGACTCGGGCCTGCGCAGCCTGGTGTCGGTGCAGGGCTCGCTGGCGATGTACGCGATCTGGCGCTACGGCAGCGAGGAGCAGAAGAACGAGTGGCTGCCCGCCATGGCCGCGGGGGAGCGCATCGGCTGCTTCGGCCTCACCGAGCCCGACTTCGGCTCCGACCCTGCAGGCATGCGCACCAGCGCCAAGCGCGACGGGAGCGACTGGGTGCTGAACGGCACCAAGATGTGGATCACCAACGGCTCGGTCTCCGACGTGGCCGTGGTGTGGGCGCAGACCGACGAGGGCATCCGCGGCTTCCTCGTCCCCGCCGGCGCGCCCGGGTTCACCGCCCGCGACCTCAAGCACAAGGTCTCCCTGCGCGCCTCCGTCACCAGCGAGCTGGTCCTCGACGGCGTGCGGCTGCCGCAGGAGGCCATGCTGCCCGGCGCGCGCGGCCTGTCCGGCCCGCTGCGCTGCCTGAACGAGGCCAGGTTCGGCATCGTGTTCGGCGCGATGGGCGCGGCGCTCGACTGCCTGGAGACCGCGATCGCCTACGCGGGGGAGCGCGAGGTGTTCGCCAGGCCGCTCGCCTCCTTCCAGCTCACCCAGGAGAAGCTCGCCGACATGGCGCTCGAGCTCGGCAAGGGGCTGCTGCTCGCCGTCCACCTGGGCAGGTTGAAGGAGGCGGGGACGATCACGCCCGAGCAGGTGAGCGCCGGCAAGCTCAACAACGTGCGCGAGGCGCTGGAGATCGCCAGGACCTGCCGGACCATCCTCGGCGCCAGCGGCATCACCCTGGAGTACCCGGTGATCAGGCACGCGGTGAACCTGGAGTCGGTGCTCACCTACGAGGGCACCTCGGAGATCCACGCGCTGGTCCTGGGCAAGGCGCTGACCGGCCACGCCGCCTTCGCCTGA
- a CDS encoding CaiB/BaiF CoA transferase family protein, which yields MESLGGLLVADFSRVLAGPYATMLLADLGADVVKVERPDGGDDTRSWGPPYADGQATYFLGVNRNKRSIALDLRDPADLEVARALVARADVLMENFRPGTMERLGLGYEQARALNPGLVYCSVTGFGAGKGADLPGYDLVVQAAGGLMSVTGEPSGPGTKTGVALVDVITGLHAALGVLAALRHRDATGHGQRVEVSLLTSLLSALANHASAFAAAGVVPRAMGNRHPSIVPYEVFEAADRPIVIAAGNDRQFRALCAVLGRDDLAADPRYATNAGRVEHRESLVPELSRALATATADAWFASLTSAGVPCGPINDVAEAFALAASLGFEPVVDGQVANPIGLGLTPASYRLPPPGLGQDAAWVREILGR from the coding sequence ATGGAGAGTCTTGGCGGCCTGCTGGTGGCCGACTTCAGCAGGGTGCTGGCCGGGCCCTACGCGACGATGTTGCTCGCCGACCTGGGTGCCGACGTGGTGAAGGTGGAACGGCCCGACGGCGGTGACGACACGCGGTCCTGGGGTCCGCCCTACGCCGACGGCCAGGCGACCTACTTCCTCGGCGTCAACCGCAACAAGCGCTCGATCGCCCTCGACCTGCGCGACCCGGCGGACCTGGAGGTGGCCAGGGCGCTGGTCGCCCGCGCCGACGTGCTGATGGAGAACTTCAGGCCCGGCACGATGGAGCGGCTCGGGCTCGGCTACGAGCAGGCGCGCGCGCTCAACCCCGGGCTCGTCTACTGCTCGGTGACCGGGTTCGGCGCGGGCAAGGGCGCCGACCTGCCGGGCTACGACCTGGTGGTGCAGGCGGCCGGCGGCCTGATGAGCGTGACGGGCGAGCCCTCGGGCCCGGGGACCAAGACGGGCGTCGCGCTGGTCGACGTGATCACCGGCTTGCACGCGGCGCTCGGCGTGCTCGCCGCGCTGCGCCACCGCGACGCGACGGGGCACGGCCAGCGGGTGGAGGTGTCGCTGCTGACCTCGCTGCTGTCGGCGCTGGCCAACCACGCCTCGGCCTTCGCCGCCGCGGGGGTGGTCCCGCGGGCGATGGGCAACAGGCATCCCAGCATCGTGCCGTACGAGGTCTTCGAGGCCGCCGACCGGCCGATCGTGATCGCCGCCGGCAACGACAGGCAGTTCCGCGCCCTGTGCGCGGTGCTGGGCAGGGACGACCTGGCCGCCGATCCCCGCTACGCGACGAACGCGGGCAGGGTGGAGCATCGCGAGTCGCTGGTGCCCGAACTCTCGCGCGCGCTGGCCACCGCGACCGCCGACGCGTGGTTCGCCTCGCTCACCTCGGCCGGGGTTCCGTGCGGGCCGATCAACGACGTGGCGGAGGCCTTCGCGCTAGCCGCCTCGCTGGGTTTCGAGCCCGTGGTGGACGGCCAGGTGGCCAACCCCATCGGGCTCGGGCTGACCCCCGCCTCCTACCGCCTGCCGCCGCCCGGCCTCGGGCAGGACGCCGCGTGGGTCCGTGAGATATTGGGGCGATGA
- a CDS encoding GntR family transcriptional regulator, whose translation MSSVEERRRPPTAQQFVLAELRRAITTGRLRPGSPIRQDALAEEFDVSRVPLREALKTLHGEGLVTYQAHRGYFVETLSLDDLLEVYRIRELLEEEAVRKAVQRLGDDDLQRLERAQEEVERAAAAGDVQEMAAANRVFHMTLFECSGMPRLVRLIRTLWDSTDAYRSLYYGEGANRERVVAEHRGVLDALRRGAADEVVARLDEHRSHAVTALSAVLGP comes from the coding sequence ATGAGCTCGGTCGAAGAACGGCGCAGGCCGCCCACGGCGCAGCAGTTCGTGCTCGCCGAGCTCCGCAGGGCGATCACCACGGGCAGGCTGCGTCCGGGCAGCCCGATCCGGCAGGACGCGCTGGCGGAGGAGTTCGACGTCAGCAGGGTGCCGCTGCGCGAGGCGCTGAAGACGCTCCACGGCGAGGGCCTGGTCACCTACCAGGCGCACCGCGGCTACTTCGTGGAGACGCTGTCGCTCGACGACCTGCTCGAGGTCTACCGCATCCGCGAGCTGCTGGAGGAGGAGGCGGTCCGCAAGGCCGTCCAGCGGCTGGGCGACGACGACCTGCAGCGGCTCGAACGGGCCCAGGAGGAGGTCGAGCGGGCCGCGGCCGCCGGTGACGTGCAGGAGATGGCGGCGGCGAACAGGGTCTTCCACATGACGCTGTTCGAGTGCTCGGGGATGCCGCGGCTGGTCCGGCTGATCAGAACACTGTGGGACTCCACCGACGCCTACCGCTCGCTCTACTACGGCGAGGGAGCCAACAGGGAGCGGGTCGTGGCCGAGCACCGCGGGGTCCTCGACGCGCTGCGGCGGGGAGCCGCCGACGAGGTGGTCGCCAGACTCGACGAGCACCGCTCCCACGCGGTCACGGCGCTGTCCGCAGTCCTGGGCCCCTGA
- a CDS encoding MsnO8 family LLM class oxidoreductase: MIKLSILDRSLVRQGQDPARALRDTVEFARQAEALGYHRFWVSEHHAVPGVAGSAPTVLAAAVAAATSRIRVGTGGVMLPNHRPLVVAEQFGVLDALHPGRIDMGLGRSVGFTGGIRRALGHDKQDAENFAEQLQELLDYFGRGRDGVHAMPAEGRKVPAFVLAIGSGADVAAELGLPLVIGGGRVEEGVRRYREKVKGVPYVIVAANIAVGEDARLLQLPEAWATAHSRTRGVFPPLRPVEEIQAMELTERERGHLDEAMRGQIHGTEEQVAERLRELVERTGADEVLVTMNTYDLDRRLDSYRRLISLR; the protein is encoded by the coding sequence GTGATAAAACTGTCGATCCTCGACCGGTCCCTCGTCCGGCAGGGACAGGATCCCGCCCGCGCGCTGCGCGACACCGTCGAATTCGCCCGGCAGGCCGAGGCGCTCGGCTACCACCGGTTCTGGGTGTCGGAGCATCACGCGGTGCCCGGCGTGGCGGGCTCCGCGCCGACCGTGCTGGCCGCGGCCGTGGCGGCGGCGACGTCGCGGATCAGGGTGGGCACCGGCGGCGTCATGCTGCCCAACCACCGGCCGCTGGTGGTCGCCGAGCAGTTCGGCGTGCTCGACGCGCTCCATCCGGGGCGGATCGACATGGGCCTGGGCAGGTCCGTCGGGTTCACCGGCGGGATCAGGCGCGCGCTCGGCCACGACAAGCAGGACGCCGAGAACTTCGCCGAGCAGCTCCAGGAGCTGCTCGACTACTTCGGCAGAGGCAGGGACGGCGTGCACGCCATGCCCGCCGAGGGCAGGAAGGTGCCCGCGTTCGTGCTGGCGATCGGCTCGGGCGCGGACGTCGCCGCCGAGCTGGGACTCCCTCTGGTGATCGGCGGCGGCCGGGTGGAGGAGGGCGTCAGGCGCTACAGGGAGAAGGTGAAGGGCGTGCCGTACGTGATCGTGGCGGCCAACATCGCGGTCGGCGAGGACGCGCGCCTGCTGCAGCTGCCCGAGGCGTGGGCCACCGCCCACTCCCGTACGCGCGGCGTCTTCCCCCCGCTGCGCCCCGTCGAGGAGATCCAGGCGATGGAGCTGACCGAGCGCGAGCGCGGCCATCTCGACGAGGCGATGAGGGGGCAGATCCACGGCACCGAGGAGCAGGTGGCGGAGCGGCTGCGGGAGCTGGTGGAGCGGACCGGCGCCGACGAGGTGCTGGTCACGATGAACACCTACGACCTCGACCGGCGCCTGGACTCCTACCGGCGGCTGATCAGCCTCCGATAG
- the moaA gene encoding GTP 3',8-cyclase MoaA, protein MLKDSFGRVATDLRVSLTDKCNLRCTYCMPPEGLDWLPNAQLLTADEIVRLVTIGVERLGITEVRYTGGEPLLRRELVDIVARTAALRPRPQVSLTTNGIGLAKLAQPLAEAGLDRVNVSLDTLDRETFKRLAHRDRFEDVIAGLEAADRAGLRPVKVNAVLMRGLNEHEAVPLLRFCLERGYELRFIEQMPLDAQHGWSRADMVTADEILALLQAEVDLCADDLEERGSAPAERFLVEGGPARVGVIGSVTRPFCGACDRVRLTADGQIRNCLFAREESDLKVALRGGASDEELAERWIAAVRGKRAGHGIDDPSFLQPARPMSAIGG, encoded by the coding sequence GTGCTGAAGGACTCCTTCGGCCGGGTGGCGACCGACCTTCGGGTGTCACTCACCGACAAGTGCAACCTGCGCTGCACCTACTGCATGCCGCCCGAAGGGCTCGACTGGCTGCCCAACGCCCAGTTGCTGACCGCCGACGAGATCGTCAGGCTGGTCACGATCGGGGTCGAGCGCCTGGGCATCACCGAGGTGCGCTACACCGGCGGTGAGCCGTTGCTGCGCAGGGAGCTGGTCGACATCGTGGCCCGGACGGCCGCGCTGCGCCCCAGGCCGCAGGTGTCGCTCACCACCAACGGCATCGGCCTGGCCAAGCTGGCCCAGCCGCTGGCCGAGGCGGGTCTCGACCGGGTCAACGTCTCGCTCGACACCCTCGACCGCGAGACGTTCAAGCGGCTGGCCCACCGCGACAGGTTCGAGGACGTCATCGCGGGTCTGGAGGCCGCCGACCGCGCGGGGCTGCGCCCCGTCAAGGTCAACGCCGTGCTGATGCGCGGCCTCAACGAGCACGAGGCGGTGCCGCTGCTGCGCTTCTGCCTGGAGCGCGGCTACGAGCTGCGCTTCATCGAGCAGATGCCGCTCGACGCCCAGCACGGCTGGAGCCGCGCCGACATGGTGACGGCCGACGAGATCCTCGCCCTTCTCCAGGCAGAGGTCGACCTGTGCGCCGACGACCTGGAGGAGCGCGGCAGCGCGCCCGCCGAGCGCTTCCTCGTCGAGGGCGGCCCGGCGCGGGTGGGCGTGATCGGGTCGGTGACCCGTCCGTTCTGCGGAGCGTGCGACCGGGTACGGCTGACCGCCGACGGCCAGATCCGCAACTGCCTGTTCGCCAGGGAGGAGTCCGACCTCAAGGTCGCGCTGCGCGGCGGAGCCAGCGACGAGGAGCTGGCCGAGCGCTGGATCGCCGCGGTGCGCGGCAAGCGGGCGGGGCACGGCATCGACGATCCCTCCTTCCTGCAGCCGGCCAGGCCGATGTCGGCTATCGGAGGCTGA
- a CDS encoding RtcB family protein gives MSPNQPAPNLLSWASEIDEGAIMQAARTARLPFVSGHVALMPDAHVGIGATVGSVIPTEGAVIPAAVGVDIGCGMVATETDLTAADLPDTLAALMPMVEHRIPAGVGKGHADPSMDRALSELGLPHTDLSPRLAKKVSDQFGTLGSGNHFVEVCLDERDRVWTVLHSGSRGIGNQLATMHIVDAKKLMKQQAIGLEDPDLAYLVQSTPEFTAYIEDMLWAQRYAMASRARMDKVLINALFRVVGKGRRVRTINCHHNFSQQETHYGKSLWITRKGAIKADTGDEGVIPGSMGTRSYIVRGRGNPESYNSCSHGAGRRMSRTKAKRELSAASLTEAMRGRTWNANRAAALVDEHPEAYKSIDQVMADQKDLVEVQHTLRQIFNYKG, from the coding sequence ATGTCGCCGAACCAGCCCGCACCCAACCTGCTGTCGTGGGCCAGCGAGATCGACGAAGGCGCGATCATGCAGGCCGCCCGCACGGCCCGTCTGCCATTCGTCTCCGGCCACGTCGCCCTCATGCCTGACGCGCATGTGGGCATCGGCGCCACGGTCGGCTCGGTGATTCCCACGGAAGGCGCCGTCATTCCCGCCGCCGTGGGCGTCGACATCGGCTGCGGAATGGTCGCGACGGAAACCGATCTCACCGCCGCCGATCTGCCCGACACCCTGGCCGCGTTGATGCCCATGGTGGAACACCGCATTCCGGCCGGGGTCGGAAAGGGCCACGCCGACCCGTCCATGGACCGCGCGCTGAGCGAACTCGGGCTTCCGCACACCGACCTGAGCCCCAGGCTGGCGAAGAAGGTGTCCGACCAGTTCGGCACCCTCGGCTCCGGCAACCACTTCGTGGAGGTCTGCCTCGACGAGCGCGACAGGGTCTGGACGGTGCTGCACTCCGGTTCGCGCGGCATCGGCAACCAGCTCGCCACGATGCACATCGTGGACGCCAAGAAGCTGATGAAGCAGCAGGCCATCGGCCTGGAGGACCCGGACCTGGCCTACCTGGTGCAGAGCACGCCGGAGTTCACCGCGTACATCGAGGACATGCTGTGGGCCCAGCGCTACGCCATGGCCTCGCGGGCGCGGATGGACAAGGTGCTGATCAACGCGCTGTTCCGGGTCGTCGGCAAGGGCCGGCGGGTCCGCACGATCAACTGTCATCATAATTTCAGCCAGCAGGAGACCCACTACGGCAAGTCGCTCTGGATCACCCGCAAGGGAGCCATCAAGGCGGACACGGGCGATGAGGGCGTGATCCCCGGCTCGATGGGGACCCGTTCGTACATCGTGCGCGGGCGGGGAAATCCCGAGTCGTACAATTCCTGCTCTCATGGGGCGGGGCGGCGAATGTCGCGCACGAAGGCGAAGCGGGAATTGTCCGCGGCTTCGCTCACCGAGGCGATGCGCGGCCGTACGTGGAATGCGAATCGAGCCGCCGCTCTGGTGGACGAGCACCCGGAGGCGTACAAGTCCATCGACCAGGTAATGGCGGACCAGAAGGATTTGGTGGAGGTCCAGCACACATTGCGCCAGATCTTCAATTACAAGGGCTGA
- a CDS encoding aldo/keto reductase, which yields MKTRLIAGLPVSAIGLGAMPMSVAGHMPDETQSIRTIHAALDAGITLIDTADAYTPTAGEVGHNERLVARALALWTGDRDTVLVATKGGHTRTEDDGWGLDGSRDHLRRACERSLKALGVEAIGLYQHHRPDPAVPYEESIGALAELLDEGKIRLAGISNADPAQIRLAHDILGGRLAGVQNEYSPRFRSSEPEIDVCEELGVAFLPWSPLGGIRSAAGLGDEHAAFNEVAAERGVSPQRVCLAWELARSPVVIPIPGSSRPESVLDSAAAADLILTSEELARLG from the coding sequence ATGAAGACACGACTGATCGCCGGCCTGCCCGTCAGCGCCATCGGCCTGGGCGCCATGCCGATGTCCGTGGCCGGCCACATGCCCGACGAGACACAGTCGATCAGGACGATCCACGCCGCGCTCGACGCCGGGATCACGCTGATCGACACCGCCGACGCCTACACGCCCACCGCCGGCGAGGTGGGGCACAACGAGCGGCTCGTGGCCAGGGCGCTGGCCCTGTGGACCGGTGACCGTGACACCGTCCTCGTGGCCACCAAGGGCGGCCACACCAGGACCGAAGACGACGGCTGGGGTCTGGACGGCAGCCGCGACCACCTCCGCAGGGCCTGCGAGCGGTCCCTGAAGGCGCTCGGCGTCGAGGCCATCGGGCTCTACCAGCACCACAGGCCCGACCCCGCGGTGCCGTACGAGGAGAGCATCGGGGCGTTGGCCGAGCTGCTCGACGAGGGGAAGATCCGGCTCGCGGGCATCTCCAACGCCGACCCGGCGCAGATCAGGCTGGCCCACGACATCCTCGGCGGGCGCCTGGCCGGCGTGCAGAACGAGTACTCGCCCCGCTTCCGCAGCAGCGAGCCCGAGATCGACGTCTGCGAGGAACTCGGGGTCGCCTTCCTGCCCTGGTCGCCGCTGGGCGGCATCAGGTCGGCGGCGGGACTCGGCGACGAGCACGCGGCCTTCAACGAGGTGGCGGCCGAGCGCGGAGTGTCGCCCCAGCGGGTGTGCCTGGCGTGGGAACTGGCCCGCAGCCCGGTCGTGATCCCGATCCCCGGCTCCAGCCGTCCCGAGAGCGTCCTCGACTCGGCGGCCGCCGCGGACCTCATCCTGACCAGCGAGGAACTCGCCCGCCTGGGCTAG
- a CDS encoding AMP-dependent synthetase/ligase produces MADVLEVQAEILREIAGRTVCEQLRQIAESCPDSPAYSDPVEGGWRTLTYGQARQRVLEIAAGFMALGMEPGDAVALMMVNRSEHVLADLGAVHAGGTPCSVYSTFAPDQIAYVAGDVGARYAVLGGAADLARWDPVLGELPGLRKIIVLDGAPTGELFMSWADFLELGRARLAEDQAAVEERWRAVTPGDVLTVLYTSGTTGMPKGVPLTHTNVFYECAATDRMTALPTQGTQISYLTYAHIAERVLSLYLPLTKISHVHFCTDLANLGAVLGQVRPMMFFGVPRVWEKMMAKLQALLSTQPEEQQEKVRQAMAAGRAYIEAGQHGHTVTPEIQAAYEAADAALLSIVRGLIGFDRAEWTATGAAPLPDEVQSFFAGLGLRVIDVYGMTETTGAFTANSPAVYKLGSVGRPEPGVEVRLAEDGEILTRSPLNTSGYLGRAAEELIDADGWLHTGDIGTVDDDGFYRVVDRKKELIITAGGENISPAAIENHLKEHPLIGQALAYGDNRPFPVAILTLDGEIAPGWAQAQGISYTSMAELVEHPDVLKAVEAAVEAANAKLARVQQVKRWALLPVEWTAETSELTPSLKLKRRVVHAKYAEVIEELYTG; encoded by the coding sequence ATGGCCGATGTCCTTGAGGTACAGGCCGAGATCCTGCGGGAGATCGCCGGCCGTACGGTATGCGAACAGCTCAGGCAGATCGCCGAGAGCTGTCCCGACTCGCCCGCCTACTCCGACCCGGTCGAGGGTGGATGGCGCACGCTGACCTACGGCCAGGCCAGGCAGCGGGTGCTCGAGATCGCCGCCGGCTTCATGGCGCTGGGCATGGAGCCGGGCGACGCGGTGGCGCTGATGATGGTCAACCGCAGCGAGCACGTGCTCGCCGATCTCGGCGCGGTGCACGCGGGCGGCACGCCGTGCTCGGTCTACTCGACCTTCGCCCCCGACCAGATCGCCTACGTCGCGGGCGACGTGGGCGCCAGGTACGCCGTGCTCGGCGGTGCCGCCGACCTGGCCAGGTGGGACCCGGTGCTGGGCGAGCTGCCGGGCCTGCGCAAGATCATCGTGCTGGACGGCGCGCCGACCGGCGAGCTCTTCATGAGCTGGGCCGACTTCCTCGAGCTCGGCAGGGCCAGGCTGGCCGAGGACCAGGCCGCGGTCGAGGAACGCTGGCGGGCGGTCACGCCTGGCGACGTGCTCACCGTGCTCTACACCTCAGGCACCACCGGCATGCCGAAGGGCGTGCCGCTGACCCACACCAACGTCTTCTACGAGTGCGCGGCCACCGACCGCATGACCGCGCTGCCGACGCAGGGCACCCAGATCTCCTACCTCACCTACGCGCACATCGCCGAGCGCGTCCTCAGCCTCTACCTGCCCCTCACCAAGATCTCTCACGTGCACTTCTGCACCGACCTGGCCAACCTCGGCGCCGTGCTCGGCCAGGTGCGCCCGATGATGTTCTTCGGCGTACCACGGGTGTGGGAGAAGATGATGGCCAAGCTCCAGGCGCTGCTGTCCACCCAGCCGGAGGAACAGCAGGAGAAGGTCCGGCAGGCCATGGCCGCGGGACGCGCCTACATCGAGGCGGGCCAGCACGGCCACACCGTCACCCCCGAGATCCAGGCCGCCTACGAGGCCGCCGACGCCGCGCTGCTGTCGATCGTCCGCGGCCTGATCGGCTTCGACCGCGCCGAGTGGACCGCCACGGGCGCGGCCCCGCTGCCCGACGAGGTGCAGAGCTTCTTCGCCGGCCTCGGCCTGCGGGTCATCGACGTCTACGGCATGACCGAGACGACCGGCGCGTTCACCGCCAACAGCCCCGCCGTCTACAAGCTCGGCTCGGTCGGCAGGCCGGAGCCGGGCGTCGAGGTGCGCCTGGCCGAGGACGGCGAGATCCTCACCCGCAGCCCGCTCAACACCAGCGGCTACCTCGGCAGGGCGGCCGAGGAGCTGATCGACGCCGACGGCTGGCTGCACACCGGCGACATCGGCACCGTCGACGACGACGGCTTCTACCGGGTCGTCGACCGCAAGAAGGAGCTCATCATCACCGCGGGCGGCGAGAACATCTCGCCCGCCGCGATCGAGAACCACCTCAAGGAGCACCCGCTCATCGGCCAGGCGCTCGCCTACGGCGACAACAGGCCCTTCCCCGTGGCGATCCTGACCCTCGACGGGGAGATCGCCCCCGGCTGGGCGCAGGCACAGGGCATCTCCTACACCTCGATGGCCGAGCTGGTCGAGCATCCCGACGTGCTCAAGGCGGTCGAGGCGGCCGTCGAGGCGGCCAACGCGAAGCTGGCCAGGGTGCAGCAGGTCAAGCGGTGGGCGCTGCTGCCGGTCGAGTGGACGGCGGAGACCTCCGAGCTCACGCCCAGCCTGAAACTCAAGCGCAGGGTCGTTCACGCGAAGTACGCGGAAGTGATCGAGGAGCTCTACACCGGCTGA